A single region of the Corallococcus macrosporus genome encodes:
- a CDS encoding ChaN family lipoprotein, with protein MRASLALHLALFRRQRAQIARVVEGRTEAFRAYEARYRRRTSTYQRVVPLTHVHQRIAASDLVYVGDYHTLPLAQQTYLDLVERALASGRRVVLALECVEGRHQSALDAYLAGRLPERTLLSRLGHGPTPGFGPGAGIRAVLGFAKRHKLQVAAIDRRAQGERSLALRDAFAAERIAHVARAEDVPLVMVLVGQFHAAPCHLPAQVERALGDAHPRRGLVVYQNAEGLWWRLAREGRLGGAEAVELADGALCLMNASPVLCQQSFLDYLEAEGDDAPLLDRSAAERFRDMAELIGGLAGVPVGRELDSVEVTTVADSDVLARIRRRGRFTQAELAQLRKHILSRESGYIPRARTAWLASLSLNHAAEEAAHFVRHCAVGDAMDAPRGASEAFYARCLEEALGFFGSKLINPRRTCPSVTEWARRFGEARGLERQIAAFVLAHKATESEAPDEAVKLLPLRRDRLFHGVSHALGYLLGDSLYRAFDAGQVDTAEIRALFRDPLVDPRGAYLAWAARLRGL; from the coding sequence ATGCGCGCGTCGCTAGCCCTTCACCTCGCCCTCTTCCGCCGCCAACGCGCCCAGATCGCCCGGGTGGTCGAAGGCCGCACCGAAGCCTTCCGCGCCTACGAGGCCCGCTACCGCCGGCGCACGAGCACCTACCAGCGCGTGGTCCCGCTGACCCACGTGCATCAGCGCATCGCCGCGTCGGACCTCGTCTACGTCGGCGACTACCACACGCTGCCGCTCGCCCAGCAGACCTACCTGGACCTCGTCGAGCGCGCCCTCGCCTCCGGACGCCGCGTCGTGCTGGCGCTCGAGTGCGTGGAAGGCCGTCACCAGTCGGCCCTCGACGCGTACCTCGCCGGACGCCTGCCCGAGCGCACCCTCCTGTCGCGCCTGGGCCACGGCCCCACCCCGGGCTTCGGTCCCGGCGCCGGCATCCGCGCCGTGCTGGGCTTCGCGAAGCGCCACAAGCTCCAGGTGGCCGCCATCGACCGGCGGGCCCAGGGAGAGCGCTCGCTCGCGCTGCGCGACGCCTTCGCCGCGGAGCGCATCGCGCACGTGGCCCGAGCGGAGGACGTCCCGCTGGTGATGGTGCTGGTGGGCCAGTTCCACGCCGCGCCCTGCCACCTCCCCGCGCAGGTGGAGCGCGCACTGGGTGACGCCCACCCGCGCCGTGGGCTCGTCGTGTACCAGAACGCCGAGGGCCTCTGGTGGCGCCTCGCGCGCGAGGGCCGGCTGGGCGGCGCGGAGGCCGTGGAGCTGGCGGACGGCGCGCTGTGCCTGATGAACGCCTCGCCCGTGCTCTGCCAGCAGAGCTTCCTGGACTACCTGGAGGCCGAAGGCGACGACGCGCCCCTCCTGGACCGCAGCGCCGCGGAGCGCTTCCGCGACATGGCGGAGCTCATCGGCGGGCTCGCGGGCGTGCCCGTGGGCCGCGAGCTGGACTCGGTGGAGGTGACGACGGTGGCGGACAGCGACGTGCTCGCCCGCATCCGCCGGCGGGGCCGCTTCACCCAGGCGGAGCTGGCCCAGCTGCGCAAGCACATCCTGTCGCGTGAGAGCGGCTACATCCCCCGCGCGCGCACGGCCTGGCTCGCGTCGCTGTCCCTCAACCACGCCGCGGAGGAGGCCGCCCACTTCGTGCGCCACTGCGCCGTGGGCGACGCCATGGACGCTCCGCGCGGCGCGTCCGAGGCCTTCTACGCGCGGTGCCTGGAAGAGGCCCTGGGCTTCTTCGGCTCCAAGCTGATCAACCCGCGCCGCACCTGCCCCAGCGTCACGGAGTGGGCCCGGCGCTTCGGTGAGGCCCGGGGCCTGGAGCGGCAGATCGCCGCCTTCGTCCTGGCCCACAAGGCCACGGAGTCCGAGGCCCCCGACGAGGCCGTGAAGCTCCTCCCCCTGCGCCGCGACCGCCTGTTCCACGGTGTCAGCCACGCGCTCGGCTACCTCCTGGGGGACAGCCTCTACCGTGCCTTCGACGCCGGCCAGGTGGACACCGCGGAGATCCGCGCCCTCTTCCGGGATCCGCTCGTGGATCCGCGAGGCGCGTACCTCGCCTGGGCCGCGCGCCTGCGAGGCCTCTAG
- a CDS encoding TonB-dependent receptor plug domain-containing protein, with translation MQTVLPRTLILWAVVFVAASVHAQEPALLHAPPQRAEARQPLQLDATLVDGGKVLELFVRYRGPGEPYVQVPMELQYGDLYRALIPAEHMVPPGVEYFVEAAMVDGARTPLFMSALRPARVMVGAQPPEPPPARTPPGRRGSREEPKSAPDIDAFTPPSGAGEDDATSAPPPARIGTAAPNATGTRMDGTDARASTHAGTSDSRTSNRPDSTDSRAGTSDSRASSTSNGTDSRSSNRTATSDSRASSTVNGADSNRAGTSDSRTSSTVNGTDPRSSNRTGTSDSRTASGADARASGRMDGTDRTGSSDSRTTGGPNARASGRMDASDSRAANSDDAMAALNADLPPDTRADSSRTALDDDLALYSAEDVLAVTTLQEEAVRTVPAIGASFNRSQMVALGARTVADVLDVVPGVSVSRDVQGFHRTAIRGLRNDAEVLFLLDGHRLNNFFDGKALMNLPVENLERIEVIRGPGSAIYGAGAFQGVVNLVMNHANGVRGAVSTGGVPRDDGRLALATDGHLSAAHSTGDLRLFADLDLWTQEGDSLVINHDALDDEAVDQGLRDVDEPAGRTRDGRFLVNAGGGVSYGLDSAGRVGVTARYLSEKRDALVGLFDTVGNDSQLSWSVLLADLTWERSLSSGGQVRARLGFDQQSTDRLFQLTPHDFRTGDGADRLFPDGLQEQTQVTVRTVTASVDADLALAKENHLTLGLVAEQQSLSRYDYTTNYTLDGRLLPSPTAPEGLVDLTQGAASRRLNLGLSAQDQWTVLSALTLTFGLRLDATQLPDVDAGSLDASKMVVRVNPRVGLVIAASDALVLKALYGRAFRAPTPQELVERIPDTDYNQGRFEGNPLLKPTTVDTFELGMDLVQAAGDTRVRVRANAFLQNFASPITPVDTSGNIVPLRNRELGVRVYGVEAEARLEASKRAVAWVNASLSRAQDLELPEQSRLLTDVPQARFNAGVSMPLGDWLNLDVVVRSGAERRNNNRSTLELIRRYEIPAYSLITAQLRTEPIWEHFEVTLFAQNLFDHDLRDDVPRPDRVTGLLPREGVSGYLTLRAFY, from the coding sequence TTGCAGACCGTTCTTCCTCGCACGCTCATCCTCTGGGCCGTGGTGTTCGTCGCGGCCTCCGTCCACGCGCAGGAGCCCGCGCTGTTGCACGCGCCGCCGCAGCGCGCGGAGGCCCGGCAGCCCCTCCAACTGGATGCGACGCTGGTGGACGGCGGCAAGGTGCTGGAGCTCTTCGTCCGCTATCGCGGCCCGGGAGAGCCGTACGTCCAGGTCCCGATGGAGTTGCAGTACGGGGACCTGTACCGCGCGCTGATCCCCGCGGAGCACATGGTGCCACCCGGCGTGGAGTACTTCGTCGAGGCGGCGATGGTGGATGGAGCGCGCACGCCGCTCTTCATGTCCGCGCTCCGGCCCGCGAGGGTGATGGTGGGAGCGCAGCCCCCGGAGCCTCCACCGGCAAGGACGCCGCCGGGCCGCAGGGGAAGCCGTGAGGAGCCGAAGTCCGCGCCCGACATCGATGCCTTCACGCCGCCGTCGGGGGCAGGGGAGGACGACGCAACTTCGGCACCGCCACCCGCGAGGATCGGGACTGCCGCTCCGAATGCCACCGGGACGCGCATGGATGGAACGGACGCGCGTGCATCGACCCACGCGGGGACTTCCGATTCGCGGACGTCGAATCGCCCGGACAGCACCGACTCCCGCGCGGGGACCTCCGACTCACGAGCATCCAGCACCTCGAACGGGACGGACTCGCGCTCGTCGAACCGGACGGCGACCTCTGACTCGCGAGCCTCAAGCACCGTGAACGGTGCGGACTCGAACCGGGCCGGGACCTCTGACTCGCGTACATCGAGCACCGTGAACGGTACGGACCCGCGCTCGTCGAACCGGACGGGGACCTCCGACTCACGCACCGCCAGTGGCGCGGACGCGCGGGCTTCGGGCCGCATGGACGGCACGGACCGGACGGGAAGCTCCGACTCGCGCACGACAGGTGGCCCGAACGCGCGGGCTTCGGGCCGGATGGATGCTTCCGACTCGCGTGCAGCCAACTCCGACGACGCGATGGCCGCGCTCAACGCGGACCTTCCTCCGGACACCCGCGCCGACTCCTCGCGCACCGCCCTGGACGACGACCTGGCGCTCTACAGCGCGGAGGACGTGCTCGCGGTGACGACACTCCAGGAGGAGGCCGTGCGCACCGTGCCGGCCATTGGTGCTTCCTTCAACCGCTCGCAGATGGTCGCACTGGGGGCCCGCACGGTGGCGGACGTGCTGGACGTGGTGCCCGGCGTGTCCGTCAGCCGCGACGTGCAGGGCTTCCACCGCACCGCCATCCGGGGCCTTCGCAACGACGCGGAGGTCCTCTTCCTCCTCGACGGCCACCGCCTCAACAACTTCTTCGACGGCAAGGCGCTCATGAACCTGCCGGTGGAGAACCTGGAGCGCATCGAGGTCATCCGCGGCCCCGGCTCCGCCATCTACGGCGCGGGCGCCTTCCAGGGCGTCGTCAACCTCGTCATGAACCACGCCAACGGCGTGCGCGGCGCCGTCTCCACCGGCGGCGTGCCCCGCGACGACGGCCGGCTCGCGCTCGCCACCGACGGCCACCTGTCCGCCGCGCACTCCACCGGCGACCTGCGCCTGTTCGCGGACCTGGACCTCTGGACCCAGGAAGGGGACTCGCTCGTCATCAACCACGACGCGCTCGACGACGAGGCCGTGGACCAGGGCCTGCGCGACGTGGACGAACCCGCGGGCCGCACCCGCGACGGACGGTTCCTCGTGAACGCGGGCGGTGGCGTGTCCTACGGCCTGGACAGCGCCGGCCGCGTGGGCGTCACCGCGCGCTACCTCTCCGAGAAGCGCGATGCCCTCGTCGGCCTGTTCGACACCGTGGGCAATGACTCCCAGCTGTCCTGGAGCGTGCTCCTCGCCGACCTCACCTGGGAGCGCTCCCTCTCCAGCGGCGGCCAGGTGCGCGCCCGGCTGGGCTTCGACCAGCAGTCCACCGACCGCCTCTTCCAGCTCACCCCCCACGACTTCCGCACCGGTGACGGCGCGGACCGCCTCTTCCCGGACGGCCTCCAGGAGCAGACCCAGGTCACCGTGCGCACCGTGACCGCCTCCGTGGACGCGGACCTCGCGCTGGCGAAGGAGAACCACCTCACGCTGGGGCTCGTCGCCGAACAGCAGTCGCTGTCCCGCTACGACTACACCACGAACTACACGCTCGACGGCCGCCTCCTCCCCAGCCCCACCGCCCCGGAAGGGCTCGTGGACCTCACGCAGGGAGCGGCCTCCCGCCGCCTCAACCTGGGCCTCTCCGCGCAGGACCAGTGGACCGTGCTGTCCGCGCTCACGCTCACCTTCGGCCTGCGCCTGGACGCCACGCAGCTGCCCGACGTGGACGCGGGCTCGCTCGACGCCAGCAAGATGGTGGTGCGCGTGAACCCGCGCGTGGGCCTGGTCATCGCCGCGTCGGACGCGCTGGTGCTCAAGGCGCTGTACGGCCGCGCCTTCCGCGCCCCCACCCCGCAGGAGCTGGTCGAGCGCATCCCCGACACCGACTACAACCAGGGCCGCTTCGAGGGAAACCCGCTCCTGAAGCCCACCACCGTGGACACCTTCGAGCTGGGCATGGACCTGGTCCAGGCCGCGGGCGACACCCGCGTGCGCGTGCGCGCCAACGCCTTCCTCCAGAACTTCGCCTCGCCCATCACCCCGGTGGACACCAGCGGCAACATCGTCCCCTTGCGCAACCGCGAGCTGGGCGTGCGCGTGTACGGCGTGGAGGCGGAGGCGCGCCTGGAGGCGTCCAAGCGCGCCGTCGCGTGGGTCAACGCCAGCCTGTCGCGCGCGCAGGACCTGGAGCTGCCGGAGCAGTCCCGCCTGCTCACGGACGTGCCCCAGGCGCGCTTCAACGCGGGCGTGTCCATGCCGCTGGGGGACTGGCTGAACCTGGACGTGGTGGTGCGCTCCGGCGCCGAGCGCCGCAACAACAACCGCTCCACCCTGGAGCTCATCCGCCGCTATGAGATTCCCGCGTACAGCCTCATCACCGCGCAGCTGCGCACCGAGCCCATCTGGGAGCACTTCGAGGTGACGCTGTTCGCGCAGAACCTCTTCGACCACGACCTGCGCGACGACGTGCCCCGCCCGGACCGCGTCACCGGCCTGCTGCCGCGCGAGGGCGTGTCCGGCTACCTCACCCTGAGGGCCTTCTACTGA